The following nucleotide sequence is from Aspergillus nidulans FGSC A4 chromosome I.
GAATCGCTTCCTCAAGGTGATCAGCAGAGCATATCACATGTCTGGTCCTTGTTCTCTGCTGCGCCTGCCAAACATCGGAAACTCATTCTGCAGGGAATCATGGCTCAATGCTGTTTCCCGCAACTCTCTTACATCTCCGCCACCGTCCGTGACCTCATCCGAATCGATTTCATCACCGCGCTCCCTCCCGAGATTGCTTTCAAAATCCTTTGCTATCTGGATACAACCTCTCTGTGCAAGGCTTCCCAGGTCTCGCGCGGATGGCGTGCGCTAGCCGATGATGATGTAGTTTGGCACAGAATGTGTGAACAACATATTCATCGCAAGTGCAAAAAGTGTGGTTGGGGCTTACCGCTTCTGGATCGCAAACGATTGCGTGAGTCGAAGCGTGAGATTGAACTTCGTGCTACAACGTGGGACAAGGGAGTGGTGGGCCCACGATCCCCTGATGCTTCGGCAGAGTCACCTCCTTCGGGCAAACGAAAGcttgaggatgacgaggtTGCTGTTGTTAAGCGGCACTGTTCATCGCTCGGGTCAGACGCAGGAGTCGACAAAGATAGTGATTTCTTCAAGACCCGCTACCGGCCATGGAAGGAAGTGTACAAAGATCGCTTCAAGGTCGGCACGAACTGGAAATACGGGCGATGCTCGATCAAAACATTTAAGGGACATACTAATGGAGTCATGTGTCTGCAATTCGAGGATAACATTCTTGCCACTGGCTCCTACGACACTACAATCAAAATCTGGGACACTGAAACCGGGGAGGAGCTGCGCACACTCCGTGGACACGAGTCTGGCATCCGTTGCTTACAGTTTGACGACACCAAGTTGATCAGCGGCAGCATGGACCGCACTATCAAGGTCTGGAACTGGCGCACTGGGGAGTGCATTTCCACATATACTGGTCACCGCGGGGGAGTCATTGGGCTTCACTTTGATGCTTCGATTCTCGCCTCTGGCTCGGTTGACAAGACGGTCAAGATCTGGAACTTCGAGGATAAGTCGACTTTCTCCCTGCGTGGACACACAGATTGGGTCAATGCAGTCAGAGTCGACACTTCCTCTCGAACTGTCTTCTCAGCATCTGATGACTGTACTGTTCGCCTTTGGGACTTGGACACGAAAACCTGCATTCGGACTTTCCATGGACACGTGGGTCAAGTGCAGCAGGTTGTTCCTCTGCCCCGCGAATTTGAGTTCGAAGAACATGATGCCGAGTGCGAGAACGACGATCTCAGTACCACCTCCGGCGACGCCGACCCGCCGTCAATCCAGGCTTCGATGGGTTTGGAACCCAACGCAGCGTACAGCCAATCCTCGGCCTTTGGGACTTCGTTCGATAACGGCCGTGCCGCGCCGCCACGATACATGGTTACAAGTGCGCTGGATTCTACGATCCGCCTCTGGGAAACCACCACCGGCCGCTGCTTGCGTACGTTCTTCGGCCACTTGGAGGGAGTATGGGCGCTGGGAGCCGACACTCTCCGCATCGTCTCTGGCGCTGAAGACCGTAtgatcaagatctgggaccCCAGAACTGGTAAATGCGAGCGTACTTTCACCGGCCACTCTGGCCCTGTCACTTGCATTGGCCTTGGTGACAGTCGATTCGCTACTGGCAGCGAGGACTGCGAAGTACGGATGTACAGCTTTCAGAGTtaatttcttcttcctttcttgGCATGATCTTATTATTTTTAATGACTTGTATTTTATGGACGGATACCCTTGAGCTGGCGTTTTGATTTTGCTGGGTTTAGTTCCGTTAGCATGCAATTCCGGCGTTGGATGGACTATCAGGCTCGAAGCTATTCCTCAACGCATAGCAAGGACACTGTTTTTTGTTTGAATTAGCTGTCAGAGTAATGAATTCATTTTCTAAATTATCAATAAGTGTCTTTAGCTGTTCCGTAACTCCTTGTGGTAAAATGCGTGCACCCTATCTACGGCTCCCAGATAGACCGAACCAATGCCAAGGCCCGCCCTAGACTTAAGCCCTAACTTTATGGTTGTATagcttcagcaacagcattGGCTGGGAACCGTTGCGAACACTCAACCTTGAAGGCAGGCTAAACACAGAAGCTATACCGGACTATACTTCCAAAAGCGTCCTGCTGTCTCCCCTAACCTTCACTgttctttcctcttctcattCCGCTTTCAATCTATCTCTACTGCATCTCTTTAACGGCTCTGAGTTATGTCTCCGAGTCTCCCCGAGCAGACAGTCTTACTGAAGCTTGGGCCCTAACATACTTATGTCTGGGTGAAAGAGTAAGCCTTGAGCTTGCAATGTGACAGTAATGAGTGCCATTCCATCAAGGCTCTGTTGGGTGAGTTCATCTGCAATAAGCACTTGCAATAAGCACCCTTACCAGGATGGCGTCTCCAGATCCGCTTTCGAATACTTGCAACCCTGGGCTGGAGGCCTGGTAGAGTAAACGTGTTGGCCATGCCAATGTCGCGAGTCCGCCATGGACGCCCGTTCCGTGGGTTAGGGCTTGCTTTTGAGGTTCGGATCGTAAGTGCGGAATATGCGCCCGGGCTTGAGGGACCAACAAAGCCTGCTATCGGCTTTTGGAGGATTAATTAAATGGTGAACTGCTATAGATGCCATTGTGTAGACAGATCATGACCATGAGCCCAAGTGCTATATCTTGCAGAAGTCGGCCCGTACTTCTGCCTGTCTTGCCCTATGTAGAACGTGTCTCGCTCCAAACTTCCTATCAATCCGTTTCACATGGACTGTAAACTCAGGACCCTTGTTCCTCTGACTCACAGCACATTCGACTGGACAGGAACCTATCTAGCAAGAGAAACCCTAGCGGCTACCAAGAAATCTTCCCATTAGCCATGCGTATCCGGCCTCCGTAGGGTGAAGGGAAATGGCATATAATCCCGGCTCAAGCGCGAAGATCACTCGTCTAATATTTCCCTATCTTTCCTTATGCATCCATGTGGACCTCGAGCATCAATGACAAGATGTCCATTCCCGCCATCATCGACCCCTTTCCCGAACCCCAAGCGGCGTTCCAAGTCCGTTACGCTGAGCCAAAGACTCTCGAGTGTCCTAGGCCCAGACAACAACTCGATACCAGCAAACTAACAGAAATCCACGGAAGACACGTTCGATTCGCTCCAGATACCACCGAATACATGGACCGGAAGCCCCTTCGATCTTCGCCTTTCCCGACAAAGGCAAACATCACCCGTCTTGATCTCACCCTGACCACAGCCAATAGCGATGCTGACCTGCTCCCGCTGCAACCCGCACGCACGCCTATGCGTGTCCgatttgctgctgagatcTCGATTATTCCCCGACCTGCCGATAGCTTCGACCACGTTCTCTCGGCCGTCGATTTCAACACGACCCATCTCGACAGCACTGGAAAAACTTGTCCCGTTATGCAACATGTTCGGTTCGCCGACGAGTTTACCAACCACAGCCACGCCCATGACGTCTTTCCCTTAATATACGTTCGAGACGGCGAGCGTGCGTCTGTTTCttcctcccgctcctccagctcccccaGCTCGCTTGGGGCTCGGCGTGCGGATGAGCTGGAGCGCTCGTCGTCTCTGGACAATTTTGTTTTTGTGGCCGAGAactgcaggaggaggaagaggaggtttAGGAGGGTCTGTGGGAAAGTTAAGGAGTTGTTTAAAGAGAGGAAGGGCAAGGTTGTTTTGTAATGTACAGAGGATGCCTTTTTCCCTCCCGTCTTAGCTGGCTTTTTTCCCGGTAGGGTTTTGCCCAGAGAAGGGTTTTTTACTGGCCCTCAACATGATATGACATATATGAGCTTGTTGGTCTAGAACTGGAGTAATTGGTTTGTGCTATGAGGGTGATTTATGTTATCTCTGCATCAAGTTGAGTGGATGAGATTGGGTCATTGTTTGTATCCAAATTGAGAGATATTGCATATCCTTTGATAAGGTAATGGTCATGTTATCCATTTTATTATGTTCTTTGCATATTTATCGTTTAGCCAAGACTGTAGCAATATGGATGGATGACTACTGCCCCTTAGTTCCATCGATCAACTAGATGCGGTAGtgctcttttcctttccctcctttGATGCAGTAGATAGTAACCAACAGTATACAGTAAGTTTTTATTGCTGGGAGAGTGCAACGGTGGAGAGGTACTGGCTTTGGTCTTGGTAGGCTATGCCGAAACAACCCATAGAAGTTGACCGATTGAGACCTGGTGGGATGTATATTTTCTTCTCTATACTGCTGGCCATTCCTTCTGGCTTCTTTCCCGAGCTGCCTTTGTTCTTGATTGTGACAATCCTCCCTGAAACGATGTTGTTTTGGCTTTATTATGGCCTGCATTAGATCTTTCATTCACATACCTGCAGACTTCATAGGAGGATTTCTTCCATGATAGAGACATACTAGTTTGTTCGTCACGCAGAGATTCTTTCAAAGTGAGGCTGTGCAGTTTTCTTTATTGAACTGATTCATTTTCTACACTTTGTTCACTTCTCATCCTTATCCATCTACTTCTACCTGCCCTGCATGTTTATTGTCCTCAGTCAACTGTACCTCCCAACAGCACCTCATCCCAGATCGCCGTCTGGGTTTCTCCCTGCTATCCTACCTTTTCTATATACTGACTCTACAGGCAGAATGTCCCTTTCGCTCACCCAAGCAACCTGCGACGCAGCAAGCATCACCAACCGCAAACGTACGCGCTTCCTTCACAAGGTGAAGGGCATTGGTAAGAAACTCCAAAGACCTATGCGCCCTGTTCTTATTGCCTTAGGCGGCCTGGCAGGGTGCCTCACTGGGATTGTCAGTGTCGTGATTCTGTTAGCGGTGAAGATCATCTTGGAGTTGCTGGCGCTTGTGGGCAACTTGCTTGCGTCGGTTCTTCTTGTACCGGCGGGGATTATCGTGGCTTTGTTAGGGGGTAGGTCAAACTAGTAAGCTTATAGGCAGATAGCTGGACGAGATTGAATAATGAGGGTTAATGATTATTTCCGCGCCTAGCTTGAATTCAGTTCGCGCCTGTTTTGGttaaaagtaaaaaaaatAGAACAATGAGGATTTGGTAAGTAATAAACAATCTGACGCTGGGGATTTATATTGATAGACTATTATTATCAAATGATAAATTATGATAGTACTAATCTATCAGTGTCAAATATTGGGGTTTAACAAACACTAACCAGCAATTCTAGGGTATTATAGGGCTTTGCTGCCTATCTAACATCCGCCCCGACAACTCTTGATATAGAAAATACAGGATCGAAACTCGTCAACCTAATTAACTACTCATTCTAGGCTCTAGTGAGGTTTCGTTGGAGTTCAACACGATGGCCAAAACCTGCTGGGGCAGCGGTATTCGCTTCCCCTAATGGCCCAGTGAGGATTGATACATGATGAGAAACTGGCAGTGCCAGGAGAGGTCGGTGGTTTCGTAAGACCAGTCTCTGGTAGTATCAAGAAAACACCACTGAATATAACTGCATCACATGCCTCTAATAGCGCTCTTATTATTGTAAGTTCAAAGTTAGGGCTATGTTAGGATAATCCTGTACGCTCTGCAGATTAGACGCCGTAACTTCGAACTCTCCTCCAGTAACCTTGGTCTACCGCGAATCAGGGCTGGCAGTCAACATTTCGTTTGCAGTTTTTTCATAACAACATTGTTGTTATCTGTATAATTTTTCGTCACGATAAACGAAAGgcggctctgcagctgcgtCATCTAAAGGAGCGGATTAGGCCTACCCAGCCTGGTCATCGCCCATGCCACTAAAACGTTAACTCTGAGCCGGTTTCTCCCACCACTCACAAGCTTCCATCAAACGACTTCCATAACTTATATAAACTAGTCCCTTGGCCCGTCCGAGTCATGATTCCACCACCAATCTACCCCCAGCATGCGCTCTATCGGAGAGGGCTCCGGCCCTCGCCATTCACCTGCCCAATATCGACCTCCCCAGCGTCCAACCCGTCTGGATCCAGAGCCTGCTGCATCGCCCGAGTACCGACTTCTGGAATCAGAGCACCAAAGCCACTGGGTGAGAAACGAACGCCTCGACGCCCGTCGTCTGGACAGGCCGCTACGGTACAGGTCCTCAAACCTCACAGGGACTGGTGACCACCTTGGTGCTTCAGTTCCCTATATTTCGGACAGTAGACGGCATCTGAGCAGCGAACCAGGACTCGATAGACCAGAAGACGAGACTCAGACTGGGGTGAGCGAGGCGTGGATGTCCCGGCTTGCAATCGATGTCGAAGAGCTTGCCAGGGCGATTGAATGCCCCCGGGAGTCTGAGCATGAGCAGGGGGGCAATATTGCAGCAATAGTGATACTCCGGACGCCCAACTTTCAGACGCGGACCCAAACTCAGGACCAGAAtcaggaccaggagcagAACCAGGGCCACGGCGGATGGACAGCAAGGCCACCTCTCGCTGCAACTTGGTATCAGCCTTCGACGGGTCAGAGCTTCACTGCTTCGCCTGAAACTTCAGTTGAGTCTGAATCTGGCTGGGATTTCTGGGATGAGCTACACCAGCTGGGATGAAGAGTGTCTGATGGACTACCTGAAGCCCTGGATCAGCAGCCACTGCCGTCTTGGTTTATAAACGAGGCTCGGGTGCAGTGTCCCGTTTGTGGACATCAATTTCAGTATCAGCCTCCGGCTGAGCAATCTTACCTATGGGACTTCTAGCGTGGATGCCCGTCAAGGCCGTCCGCTGCTTTCTGTTCTCTTGTGTGATTGGACCGCATTGCTCCTTGGATCCTGGGTATGGGCTCAATATTGTTGGGTGGGAATTAAGGGCTGGATACTGTTATGCTTTGACTTGAAACTTTGTATATAAGGTCGTAATATTAATGACGAATTGAATGTTAGCTCGGGCTATACTTCCGTCCTCCCTCGTCCATGTCCTGGAACGTTCACTACTTACTCACCTCCTCATCTGCAGTCCACTCTACTCTTCCCAATATGAACCTACGCAGACCTAAGCTCCTGTCTCGAGCTGCTGCTAGATCCTACCATGACTCCGACTATACCTCCTCTCCTTTCCTAGTCTCATCACATCATCAAGAACGAATGAGATCGGCCCTAACTCCATCGGAAGGAGTACGGTCTGTAGCCGAAATCGCTGCAGGATCGGAGCTTCAACGCATCGAAGATCTAAGCGAGTCCATCCTCCAGGGGATAGCAGACGTAAAAGATAGTCAGCTTACCTCCTGCACCCACCTAGACCTAGACCAGAGCTGACAGTGCTGCCCTAGTGCTTGAGCAGATCCTGCCTTCTTCAGAACCCGATGAGCGCCGGTCTGAGCGGAGGGTGAGGGACACCGAGTGTACGTCTCTTGAGTCACTTTTATCCTCCACCCTTTTAGCTGGTTTGTCTTAAATTGaccatcttctctccttAGCAGCCACAACCCCCGCTACCTGGATCTTCCGGATAGAATTTTCGATCGTGGCTATCGTTCTCGTCGGTGCGGTTCTCGGCGTGATTGTGAACCTCTTCTATATAGGCCTGATAATTGGCTGGCTCTGGGCGCATTACGATTGGGCTGGGTGGGATGTCTGATGATGGCGCTATTTTCTGGATTTGGCTTTatatttctcttttctttttaaACAGTTATCATGCTAAGAGGAATCATTAGCAATACCGTAGTTTCTTCTGACTTAATCATACTAGGTAAAGCCCTTGGAGTCGTGCCCTAAGTGGCTTTGAGGTACCGTTAACGCTTAAGACAAGGTGAAATACTACTTCACCCACGTACAGATTCACCAAAAACGTAATCGAAATCGCATTAATCAGACTACGCAGAGTTGCAGGCCCGATTTAGAGACGAGGGTACTGCGGTCGGCTGGGTACGTTCTCGTGCAATATACGTCGAGCGGATAGTGAAACCGTTTGGTGCGGAG
It contains:
- a CDS encoding protein sconB (transcript_id=CADANIAT00006625), which translates into the protein MSTEDNHDSQILTARHRSDASEQSFKSLFGGPSSEDGKETEPDTHDHNHSFSNAKAPAKFANQNVAPFLARHIPEQYAPLGAQSILPADLSSANSKYCYRHRPDQKCRRQADEPSMDKLQRELESLPQGDQQSISHVWSLFSAAPAKHRKLILQGIMAQCCFPQLSYISATVRDLIRIDFITALPPEIAFKILCYLDTTSLCKASQVSRGWRALADDDVVWHRMCEQHIHRKCKKCGWGLPLLDRKRLRESKREIELRATTWDKGVVGPRSPDASAESPPSGKRKLEDDEVAVVKRHCSSLGSDAGVDKDSDFFKTRYRPWKEVYKDRFKVGTNWKYGRCSIKTFKGHTNGVMCLQFEDNILATGSYDTTIKIWDTETGEELRTLRGHESGIRCLQFDDTKLISGSMDRTIKVWNWRTGECISTYTGHRGGVIGLHFDASILASGSVDKTVKIWNFEDKSTFSLRGHTDWVNAVRVDTSSRTVFSASDDCTVRLWDLDTKTCIRTFHGHVGQVQQVVPLPREFEFEEHDAECENDDLSTTSGDADPPSIQASMGLEPNAAYSQSSAFGTSFDNGRAAPPRYMVTSALDSTIRLWETTTGRCLRTFFGHLEGVWALGADTLRIVSGAEDRMIKIWDPRTGKCERTFTGHSGPVTCIGLGDSRFATGSEDCEVRMYSFQS
- a CDS encoding uncharacterized protein (transcript_id=CADANIAT00006626); this encodes MSIPAIIDPFPEPQAAFQVRYAEPKTLECPRPRQQLDTSKLTEIHGRHVRFAPDTTEYMDRKPLRSSPFPTKANITRLDLTLTTANSDADLLPLQPARTPMRVRFAAEISIIPRPADSFDHVLSAVDFNTTHLDSTGKTCPVMQHVRFADEFTNHSHAHDVFPLIYVRDGERASVSSSRSSSSPSSLGARRADELERSSSLDNFVFVAENCRRRKRRFRRVCGKVKELFKERKGKVVL
- a CDS encoding uncharacterized protein (transcript_id=CADANIAT00006627), whose amino-acid sequence is MIFTANRITTLTIPVAWVSERDILPVESVYRKVCLYHGRNPPMKSAGRIVTIKNKGSSGKKPEGMASSIEKKIYIPPGLNRSTSMGCFGIAYQDQSQYLSTVALSQQ
- a CDS encoding uncharacterized protein (transcript_id=CADANIAT00006628) → MRSIGEGSGPRHSPAQYRPPQRPTRLDPEPAASPEYRLLESEHQSHWVRNERLDARRLDRPLRYRSSNLTGTGDHLGASVPYISDSRRHLSSEPGLDRPEDETQTGVSEAWMSRLAIDVEELARAIECPRESEHEQGGNIAAIVILRTPNFQTRTQTQDQNQDQEQNQGHGGWTARPPLAATWYQPSTGQSFTASPETSVESESGWDFWDELHQLG